The Lentimicrobium sp. L6 genome has a window encoding:
- a CDS encoding T9SS type A sorting domain-containing protein has product MKKTLLFIVVQLLIFNGFAQDWDAVGGGTNGSIKAMIEYEGDLIVGGYFTEAGGQEAACVARWDGSQWHPMGNGFAGEVLDFEIYGGWLYASGWFFSDPNYTQEYEGIARWTGSAWSPVIDYDPVSWGGEIYDMLVFNNELYITNHSIIGSEGVSRVSKFNGATWTDLPGAYTHSGNQGQIYTLEIYNDQLIAGGLFDEVDGNAVKNVARFNGSNWESLNMFSNGLYDKVYKLLVYNNDLYAGGIFFDPFYTTLQKYDGSNWSIYQMNIDVNLWDIQDLMIYDDELFVSGVFYYEEGPNNISACSVLKETEDTYRWLDLSFFNSNSTQWIGFAMCAYNGDLYLGGDFQYAGSQDDPKNNIARFNGQIPTTIQEFQESENATIFPNPASNLIYFNEDFSDNQNLIVQVYDLSGRLVLEHKLEQNWLNIYDLNNGLYQIKVSGGQNEYRGRFIKAD; this is encoded by the coding sequence ATGAAAAAAACTCTACTTTTTATTGTAGTGCAATTACTGATTTTTAATGGATTTGCGCAAGACTGGGATGCTGTTGGAGGTGGAACTAATGGATCTATAAAAGCCATGATTGAATATGAAGGTGATTTAATTGTTGGTGGCTATTTTACAGAAGCTGGGGGACAAGAAGCAGCTTGTGTTGCCCGCTGGGATGGTTCACAATGGCATCCAATGGGTAATGGATTTGCTGGTGAAGTCCTTGATTTTGAAATTTATGGAGGATGGTTGTATGCTTCTGGTTGGTTTTTCAGCGATCCAAATTATACACAGGAATATGAAGGAATAGCACGATGGACAGGTTCTGCTTGGAGTCCAGTAATTGATTATGATCCTGTAAGTTGGGGAGGTGAAATTTATGATATGTTGGTTTTTAATAATGAGCTCTATATCACCAATCATAGTATTATTGGTTCGGAAGGTGTATCCAGAGTTTCTAAATTTAATGGTGCAACATGGACGGATTTGCCTGGAGCGTATACCCACAGTGGAAATCAAGGCCAAATATATACTTTGGAGATATATAATGATCAATTAATAGCAGGTGGATTATTTGATGAGGTGGATGGAAATGCAGTTAAAAATGTAGCCCGGTTTAATGGTTCAAACTGGGAGTCTTTAAACATGTTTTCTAACGGATTATATGATAAGGTTTATAAATTATTGGTCTACAATAATGACTTATATGCTGGTGGTATTTTCTTTGATCCATTTTATACCACTTTGCAAAAATATGATGGTTCAAACTGGTCCATTTACCAAATGAACATTGATGTTAATCTTTGGGATATTCAAGATCTCATGATTTATGATGATGAGCTATTTGTATCGGGTGTTTTTTATTATGAAGAAGGCCCAAATAATATCTCTGCCTGCTCTGTACTAAAAGAAACTGAAGATACTTATAGGTGGTTGGATTTAAGCTTTTTCAACTCCAATTCCACACAGTGGATAGGCTTTGCTATGTGCGCTTATAATGGAGACTTATATTTGGGTGGTGATTTTCAGTATGCAGGAAGTCAGGATGACCCAAAGAATAATATTGCACGATTTAATGGGCAGATACCTACTACTATCCAAGAATTTCAAGAATCTGAAAATGCAACTATTTTTCCAAATCCTGCCAGTAACTTGATTTATTTTAATGAGGATTTTTCTGATAATCAAAATCTAATAGTGCAAGTATACGATCTGTCTGGAAGGTTAGTTTTAGAACATAAACTGGAACAAAACTGGTTGAATATTTATGATTTGAATAATGGTTTATATCAA